A window of Chryseobacterium aquaeductus genomic DNA:
TAGAACTTTCTGCATTGCTTCACGATATTGCAGATCCAAAATTCCATAATGGAAATGAGACTTTAGCTTTAAAAATCTCAAGAGAATTTCTTGAAAAGCAAAATGTAGACGAAGAAATCATTCGAAAAGTTTTATTTGTGATTCAGAATATTTCATTTAAAAATAGAGGAGAAGTGCCACAAGATTTGCCTATCGAATTGAAAATTGTTCAGGATGCGGATCGTATTGACGCTATCGGAGCGATCGGAATCGGAAGAACTTTCAATTTCGGAGGATTTAAAAATAATCTGATGTATCACCCTGATCTCAAACCTCAGTTGAATATGTCGAAAGATGAATATAAAAAATCAAACGGAACGACGATCAATCACTTTTATGAAAAATTATTACTGCTGAAAGATTTAATGAATACCGTAGAAGGAAAAAAAATAGCCGAAGAAAGACATGATTTCATGCTGATTTTCCTCGACCAGTTTTTTAAAGAGTGGAATGTTGATTAACATTCTCTGAAAAACATCTCTAATGATTATCTTTGCACTATGGGATTTATCATTTCTGTCATTTTTTTTTCGCTGATCATTTCGCTTTTCCTGTACAAAGTGAAGTCCGGAGAGTTTGCCAAATGGGCAAAGATTTTCAGGATTTTTACTTTGGTTCTCTCAATTTCCCTTTTTACGTATTGGTTTATCAAGAAAAGTTCGATTGGTATTGTGAGCAATTCTGTCTCATTACAAGTGATTAACAAACTTCCGCAGCCACTTGATTTTTATGTAATCAATGTCAATAATCTTGATAAAAGCGGAACTTTTGAAACAAAGCATATTGGAAATGTACGTCCGGAATATTACAGGATTGAGCATCTGAAGCTCACAAAATCTGACCAGTATTGGATTGTCGGTTATCTCGGTAAAAAAAATATGGTGTATTTTTCTCAACACGCCGTTCCCAATAAAAATATGGATCAGATTGTAGAAGTTCAAAACTACATTATTCAAAGTGAAAAGCTGTCCGAACAGGCGAAAAAACACGTAGAGACATATAATTTTGAAAATATTCAGCTAGGAATTTGGGTAACACTCTGTTTTCTTCTAATATTTTTGAATATTTCTTTAATGGTGAGAAAGAAATTATAGGAAAATATTTTTTTATTTTAAAACAAACTCGGCATCTTTTCCTGTCCCATTTTTGGAACAATAATCTCCGTTTTCCATTCTTTATTCATGTTTTCAATAAAATAAGAAGATAGAAGTGGTGAGGCTTTTTCAAGATTTTGGTGTACGAAAAAATATAAGTTTTGTAAGCCTTCTTTTTTCCATATTGTGAGATGTTTCAACCAATCATCCAATCTTTCATAATCGCTTTCTGCATTGGCTCCGACGTATCTGATGAAAGCATTTGGAGTAGTCAGCCTCATATGAAGCATATCTCTTCTTCCTGCCGTATCTACAATAATATTTGTAATGTCATTATCTTCAAAAAGCTGACACGTTTTATCAAAAATTTCTTCATCAGTAAACCATTCTGTATTTCTGAGTTCTATTGCGAGAGGAACTTCTTTGGGCCATTTATTGACAAATTGCTCAAGTCTTTCGTAATCTTTCGGTTTGAAATTATCGTGAAGTTGCAGAAAAACCATACCTAATTTTTCATCAAAATTTAAAACTGCGGTAGCAAACTGAGTTACGACATCATCAATATTCAAAAGTCTTCTGAAATGCGAAACCGTATTCGTGATTTTTGGGAAAAACTTAAAATCTGCCGGAGTTTTTTCTTTCCACGTTAAAACCTGTTCGGAAGTAGGCATTCCATAAAATGTTGCATTCAGCTCGATTGAATTAAATTGTGTGGCGTAATACGTCAGTTCGTCTTTTGTTCCCTTTGGATAAAATCCTTTTAAGTCTGTTTTATTCCATTTTGCACAACCAATTGAGATATTTTCAAGCCCTTTTTTATTTTGCTTCAAAATTTCTTTGGTTCTTGAATGGTCTTTAGGTAAAGTGAAATCTATTTTTGACGGGTCTTCTACTTGTCCGAATTTCATAACAGTTGATTAAGTTTTGGATTAATAAAAATACTAAATCTATTTAGATTTAAAAAGTTTTTCTGCCGTTTTGAGGTATTTAATCTTAACCTTGTTTTTACCAATTCGTGTAAAGAATTTTTCAGGATAGAAAGCATTAATAAGCCATTTTTTCTTTATTTTTTCTTGGAAAACAGTCTTTCCGATCGCAAGATTTTTTCTGATATCAAGATGTTCATAATGTATAATTTCATAATCATCATTGTTGTCAACTGAGCTATCAAAACCATACCATTTTCCGTTTTTCTTTAAAATTATTGGCGTATAATAAGTTCTTCTATGAATGAATTCACCCTTTTCATTTTTTACAAGATAAATGATGGCATAATCATAAACAGAGTATCTGATCTGATTCATGTGAGTATATGAATTGAAGACGAGAGTGTCAGTTTCAATCTCCTCATCAAAGGCTTGTTCCACTTTATAGACATTTCTATATTTTAGATTAAAACTGTCATCGGATTTTACTCTTTCAACAGAAATTTTCTTACCTACAAATGCGTAAATTTTAGATTGAGAATACAAAATATGCATAACCAAAATCAGGAACATTGTAATTAAATTTTTCATTAGATTTAATTGAAATTAATCAGTTAATGTACAATTACTCCCCATCTTCCAACTCAAAAATGTCCTCCACATTCTTCCCGAAATATCTCGCAATCTTCACAGCCAAAACCGTTGAAGGAACATATTTCCCCGCTTCCATAGCATTGATAGTCTGTCGCGAAACGTTGATTACTTTTGCTAAATCTTCCTGCGTGATGCCTTTCAAAGCTCTTTCAATTTTAATGGTATTTTTCATTTCTGTAGCAGTAAATAATTAAATCTGAAAATATACAAAACCAAAGGCAGAAACATAATAAGAATCATAACGGTAAGAAAAAGGCTGCCGAAAACAGAAATAAATAATAGAAGAACAATAAAGTAGGAGACAATCAGGCTCCAAAAAACGGATTTTAAACGTAGACTCGAAATGTATTCATCCTCAATTTTTTCTTTAGAAAATCCTACCAGAATTCCTCCAATGATAATTAAAATACCAAATAAATTTGGGAATAAATCAATCTCGACAGTTTCCAAAAAACCATCTCGGCCATCATCGAAAAATCCGGAATTGTAAATAACGGGCAAAGAGATTTCAAAATTCATCACTCCCGAAAGAGAAATCAACCCAAGAATAAGTGACGGAATAAAAATAAACCAACCGATTATTTTAAAGCGGTTTGGGAAAAGTTGTAATGTATTCATGTTTGAAATTTTTAATTATTCAAATGTAAAGAATATTTTACAATTTGTAAAGTTTATTTTACTTTTCAACAAAAATAAAAACCGCAGAATTTTTTTTTGCGGTTAAATTATGATTTTCCTTCAAGATTAAAACATTATTCGGAAATTATAGAATTGGGATTTACTGCCCTTCTCAGAATCTTCATGTAAGTTTGTTCACTATTCTTATTTTTCCAAACAGCTGAAAAGTGTTCAGTTAGAGCAGGAACATCTTTATCAACAGTGGATTTCCATAAATTTTGATCGTACTCATATACACGCAACATATTATCAACGTCAAAAATTCTTCCTGTATCCTTACTTTTAATGATAGCAATTGGGAGATCATATGCCATTCTCAGCCCTAATTCAAAAAGTACATTTGGATTATGATCTGTCAAATCAGCAATAACTAAATCGGCTTCTAACAAGTCATTTATTATTGTAGATTGTATTACATCGGAACCTTGCTTATTCGCTGTTTCAATATTAAATCCAGCATTTATTCCTGCTGGGATCAATAAACTCTCTAAAACTTCTGAAAAGAACCCAGTTGACCTCTGTGGATTCCTTTCTACGAAAGGCATTATTACAAAAGCTTTTAAATTTCCATTTTTGCTTTTTTTAACTTCGCCAACTGTAATTGTTGGGCTGGAATTTTCTGTTTTAGAGGTGTCATCTGATTCGACCCCACTCTTAATATTTAACTCTTGACAATTTTGACTGAAAATTCTTGAAAATTCCTCGTGAAACTCTTCAGGTAACTTAAATTTATCCTTCAAAGTATTACTTAAGTATTTCATTTCAGGAAGATTACTTCCTTTATAATATTCCAAAACACTTTTGAAAATAGGAATATTTAGAAAAGCCTCAACTTTTTTCTTTTTTTCTGCATCAATATTTGGCGCATAAACAACACTTCTTCCAAAATCAGTTAGAGAAATTTCTTTTGCTTTAGTAGTTCCAACTGTGAAACCAAAATCTCTAGAAGCCTGAGCAATATAGAAGAATTTATTAGTACCAACACCAAGGGCTTTAACAACTTCACTTGTTACCCAAGGATTTCCAGCATTTATTTCTTTTAATTTTTCAGCTATAATCAAACATTCTTCTACTGTTACAATAGGAAAATTTCTAATGTTTTTAACAACTTTCTTTTTTGCAGGAGTTTTTACTTTTTGTGTAGTCGCCTTAGATTTTATTGGTGTTTTGGCTACTACATTTTTTTTAGGTTCTTCAGATGTGTTTTCTAATGCTTCCATAATTATTTTATTTTAAGCTTCACAAGCCGAACAGCTCACAAAATTCACCATCATTTCTTTAGAAACAGACGAACTTCTTTGGTAATACAAAGTTTTCACACCCTTCTTCCAAGCTTCGATGTAAAGGTAATTCACGTCTTTCACAGGCATTGTAGACGGAATCTGTAAATTCAGAGACTGCGCCTGATCGATGTACTGCTGTCTTTGTGCAGCCTGAGAAATAATCTCCATCGGAGAAATTTCTTTGAAAGTTTTGAACACTGCTTTTTCTTCGTCAGTCAATTCATTCAAATGCTGTACAGAACCGTGGTTCAACATAATTGTTCTCCAGGTTTCTTCATTGTCAAGACCTTTTTCTTCCAACAATTTAGCAAGATATTTATTCTTACGCATAAAGTTCCCTTTCGCCAAACCTGCTTTATAGTAATTTGAAGCAAACGGCTCAATTCCCGGAGAAGTCTGTCCTAAAATCGCAGAACTTGAAGTAGTAGGAGCAATCGCCATTACTGTGGTATTTCTCATTCCGTAACCTTTCAGAAGTTCAGGCTCACCGTAGATGTTTGCCAGTTCTTTAGATGCAATATCGGCTTGAGATCTGATGTGTTTGAAAGCTCTTGCATTAAACTGCGTTGCCTCAAAACTCTCAAAAGGAATCATGTTTTTCTGAAGATAAGAATGGTAA
This region includes:
- a CDS encoding DUF72 domain-containing protein, which gives rise to MKFGQVEDPSKIDFTLPKDHSRTKEILKQNKKGLENISIGCAKWNKTDLKGFYPKGTKDELTYYATQFNSIELNATFYGMPTSEQVLTWKEKTPADFKFFPKITNTVSHFRRLLNIDDVVTQFATAVLNFDEKLGMVFLQLHDNFKPKDYERLEQFVNKWPKEVPLAIELRNTEWFTDEEIFDKTCQLFEDNDITNIIVDTAGRRDMLHMRLTTPNAFIRYVGANAESDYERLDDWLKHLTIWKKEGLQNLYFFVHQNLEKASPLLSSYFIENMNKEWKTEIIVPKMGQEKMPSLF
- a CDS encoding helix-turn-helix transcriptional regulator, which produces MKNTIKIERALKGITQEDLAKVINVSRQTINAMEAGKYVPSTVLAVKIARYFGKNVEDIFELEDGE
- a CDS encoding HD domain-containing protein gives rise to the protein MNNIIQNTIQFVKEKLEGAEAGHDWFHIERVWKLSKKIAKSENCNLEVVELSALLHDIADPKFHNGNETLALKISREFLEKQNVDEEIIRKVLFVIQNISFKNRGEVPQDLPIELKIVQDADRIDAIGAIGIGRTFNFGGFKNNLMYHPDLKPQLNMSKDEYKKSNGTTINHFYEKLLLLKDLMNTVEGKKIAEERHDFMLIFLDQFFKEWNVD